In one Chitinophaga sancti genomic region, the following are encoded:
- a CDS encoding vWA domain-containing protein encodes MRRLPVYLLLDTSGSMNGEPIQALNNALSGMIANLRSDPLAMETLWISIITFDKEVKEILPLTDLPSYNVREITCPESGPTHTGQALKFVYEKVKQELRKATDTQKGDWRPLLFIFTDGNPNDLYLYQEMIPLIKSLNFASIVGCAAGRLSNDEFLKELCDVTVHLDVADSTTLKSFFKWVSETIEQGNKSMGTTDTIDLPPPPDEIHFVI; translated from the coding sequence ATGAGAAGACTACCCGTTTATCTGCTGCTGGATACATCCGGATCTATGAACGGTGAACCCATACAGGCATTGAACAATGCACTGAGTGGAATGATCGCAAACCTGCGCTCAGATCCATTAGCTATGGAAACCCTTTGGATCAGTATTATCACCTTCGATAAAGAAGTAAAAGAAATATTGCCACTCACAGATCTTCCCTCCTACAATGTGCGGGAAATCACCTGCCCGGAGAGCGGCCCTACGCATACAGGACAAGCCCTTAAGTTTGTCTACGAAAAAGTAAAGCAGGAACTGCGCAAAGCCACGGATACACAGAAAGGCGACTGGCGCCCCCTGCTCTTTATATTTACTGACGGTAATCCAAATGACCTGTACCTGTACCAGGAAATGATTCCACTTATAAAATCACTGAACTTCGCATCTATCGTAGGTTGCGCAGCAGGCAGGTTATCAAATGACGAGTTCCTGAAAGAACTCTGTGATGTAACCGTTCACCTGGATGTTGCAGATAGCACTACCCTGAAAAGCTTCTTTAAATGGGTATCAGAAACCATTGAGCAGGGCAACAAAAGCATGGGCACCACAGATACAATTGATCTGCCGCCCCCGCCTGACGAGATTCATTTTGTTATTTAA
- a CDS encoding PP2C family serine/threonine-protein phosphatase: MDYTIKNRINDILTAHISFPNGSVNKQYKALLDLEKWNMADITLLEWNGLEEIGLVYNEENNTIEGIPTESGDHKIKLVFSVADSPKQVKVINLIINPDPRSMWKDLPSDVKDPYWKQDDVHTAGPLYGKHAIAASKRGRSHKNTGAFRDDHFELALNIKNNWSVVAVADGAGSSPFSRQGARIACEETIRFFQQYFEENREQELEEIAASDREKINLVAGQHMYQAIKHVYEQINAEAEKHAAANPALFNDKRKSILEYYHTTLIFVAFKKFDFGYLILSFGVGDCPIVLLHHDEAQLLNQLDVGEFGGGTRFITQPEIFHSKEIPVTSRFKVTILPDFSYLFLMTDGIYDPKFEVVYNLQNAAHWQQFMQDLDGNNEEKVKIDFKGDCREAARSLFDWMDFWSPGNHDDRTMVIIY, from the coding sequence ATGGATTATACGATTAAGAACAGGATTAACGATATTCTCACTGCACATATCAGTTTTCCAAACGGGAGTGTGAACAAGCAGTACAAAGCGTTGCTGGACCTGGAGAAATGGAATATGGCTGATATTACATTACTGGAATGGAATGGCCTGGAAGAAATTGGCCTGGTGTATAACGAAGAAAACAACACGATCGAAGGGATCCCCACAGAAAGCGGTGATCATAAAATTAAACTCGTATTTAGTGTTGCTGATTCACCTAAGCAGGTGAAGGTGATTAACCTGATTATAAATCCTGATCCAAGGTCAATGTGGAAGGATCTGCCAAGTGATGTAAAAGACCCTTATTGGAAACAGGATGATGTACATACTGCGGGGCCGCTGTATGGCAAACACGCGATTGCAGCCTCTAAGCGTGGTCGTTCACATAAGAATACAGGTGCTTTCAGGGATGATCATTTTGAACTGGCACTTAATATTAAAAACAACTGGTCGGTAGTTGCAGTAGCGGATGGTGCGGGTAGTAGCCCTTTTTCAAGGCAAGGTGCCAGGATAGCCTGTGAAGAAACCATACGTTTTTTTCAACAGTATTTTGAAGAAAACCGGGAACAGGAACTGGAGGAAATAGCTGCTTCAGACCGGGAAAAGATCAACCTTGTTGCCGGGCAACACATGTACCAGGCCATAAAGCATGTATACGAACAAATAAATGCAGAAGCTGAAAAACATGCTGCAGCAAATCCTGCACTGTTCAACGATAAGCGCAAATCAATACTGGAATACTATCATACTACTTTAATCTTTGTCGCATTCAAAAAGTTTGATTTTGGTTACCTGATCCTGTCTTTTGGTGTAGGCGATTGCCCGATTGTTTTACTCCATCATGATGAAGCGCAATTACTGAATCAACTGGATGTGGGTGAATTTGGTGGCGGTACCCGCTTTATCACCCAACCGGAAATATTCCACTCAAAAGAGATCCCGGTCACATCAAGATTTAAGGTCACCATCCTGCCGGATTTCTCTTATCTGTTCTTAATGACAGATGGTATCTATGATCCTAAATTCGAAGTAGTATACAACCTGCAAAATGCTGCTCACTGGCAACAATTCATGCAGGACCTGGATGGAAATAATGAAGAAAAAGTAAAGATAGATTTCAAAGGAGACTGTAGGGAAGCTGCCCGCAGTTTATTTGATTGGATGGATTTCTGGAGCCCGGGCAATCATGATGACCGGACAATGGTAATAATATACTAG
- a CDS encoding TerD family protein, translating into MAINLQKGQTIDLRKNDRGDAIHDLSTVTIGLGWDVKKQESGFFGKLFGSSQDAEYDLDAIAFLLDANGKVANLGKTMRTNDGRNVGLHEGDVIFFNSMRHPSGHIWLTGDNRTGAGDGDDEQIIVKLNALDQRYQRIVFVVSIYQGQRNNQHFGLIENAFIRAVDTNGKEITKYSLSGDASLNGMCSMVFAEVYRKDDSWKFRALGEPYQTDSFVEVLKKYM; encoded by the coding sequence ATGGCTATCAACCTACAAAAAGGTCAAACCATTGACCTTAGAAAAAATGATCGTGGAGATGCGATACACGATCTTTCTACTGTAACGATTGGATTGGGATGGGATGTAAAAAAACAGGAAAGCGGCTTCTTCGGCAAGCTTTTCGGCAGCAGCCAGGATGCAGAATATGACCTGGATGCCATTGCCTTTCTCCTGGATGCAAATGGTAAAGTGGCGAACTTAGGGAAAACCATGCGTACCAATGATGGCAGAAATGTTGGACTCCATGAAGGTGACGTTATCTTCTTCAACTCCATGCGTCATCCCTCAGGTCACATCTGGCTCACGGGCGATAACCGGACCGGTGCCGGCGATGGCGATGATGAACAGATCATCGTAAAGCTCAACGCTCTCGATCAGCGGTATCAGCGCATCGTATTCGTGGTGTCTATCTACCAGGGGCAACGCAATAACCAGCACTTCGGCCTGATCGAAAATGCATTCATCAGGGCAGTAGACACCAATGGTAAAGAAATCACCAAATACAGTCTCTCCGGCGATGCATCGCTGAATGGCATGTGCTCTATGGTCTTTGCCGAGGTATACCGGAAAGATGATAGCTGGAAATTCAGAGCCCTCGGCGAACCTTATCAAACTGATAGCTTTGTTGAAGTCCTGAAAAAATACATGTAA
- a CDS encoding TerY-C metal binding domain-containing protein, with protein MRRLPIYFLIDVSESMVGEPISQVEEGISTIIQALKTDPTAIETVWISIIAFAGKAKTILPLQDIISFYPPKYPIGSGTSLSNGLQHLMKELDSNVRKTTPTSKGDWKPIIFLFTDGVPTDNTDAVITEWKQRWQRSVNLVAVSFGSEANAGVLAQLTEHVLFFKNANIDSYKYFFKWVTASITTSSVNIESNGSGLELEKLDNDWLSKIDISKSAPVAQLVDDNYVVLLARCQQSSRHYLIKYRKSIGNNIWGGMNLETRSYLQVGAFPLKDDYFELSDAAAGNHKINTAELVGAPTCPCCSNQFALAQCSCGNIHCIGYEEMNTCPWCGKTSRYIVVEEGGGFDVNRTQG; from the coding sequence ATGCGAAGACTACCTATATACTTCCTGATTGACGTTTCTGAGTCAATGGTAGGAGAACCTATTTCACAGGTGGAAGAAGGAATTTCCACCATTATCCAGGCATTAAAAACTGATCCTACTGCTATTGAAACAGTTTGGATCTCTATTATAGCATTTGCCGGTAAAGCAAAAACTATCCTGCCCCTGCAGGATATCATCAGTTTCTACCCGCCTAAATATCCTATTGGTAGCGGCACATCGCTCAGCAATGGTCTGCAGCACCTGATGAAGGAACTGGATAGTAACGTCAGGAAAACGACCCCAACTTCCAAAGGTGACTGGAAACCGATCATCTTCTTATTTACAGATGGTGTACCGACTGACAATACAGATGCTGTGATCACTGAATGGAAACAGCGATGGCAACGCTCCGTCAACCTCGTTGCTGTATCCTTTGGCAGTGAAGCGAATGCCGGTGTCTTAGCACAACTCACAGAGCATGTATTGTTCTTCAAAAATGCCAACATCGATTCTTACAAATACTTCTTTAAATGGGTAACGGCTTCTATTACTACCAGTAGCGTGAATATTGAAAGTAATGGTTCCGGCCTGGAACTGGAAAAACTCGATAATGACTGGCTGTCTAAAATAGACATTTCCAAGAGCGCCCCTGTTGCGCAGCTGGTGGATGATAACTATGTAGTTTTACTCGCAAGGTGCCAGCAATCCAGCCGCCATTACCTTATCAAATACCGGAAGAGTATTGGCAATAATATCTGGGGAGGCATGAACCTCGAAACCCGTTCCTATTTGCAGGTAGGGGCCTTTCCATTAAAGGATGATTATTTTGAATTGTCTGATGCCGCCGCAGGGAACCATAAAATCAATACGGCTGAATTAGTAGGTGCTCCTACCTGCCCTTGTTGCAGTAACCAGTTTGCACTGGCACAATGTAGCTGTGGAAATATCCATTGTATCGGGTATGAAGAAATGAATACCTGTCCGTGGTGCGGCAAAACATCCAGGTACATTGTGGTCGAAGAAGGCGGTGGATTTGATGTAAACCGTACACAGGGCTAG